One part of the Gossypium raimondii isolate GPD5lz chromosome 1, ASM2569854v1, whole genome shotgun sequence genome encodes these proteins:
- the LOC105775224 gene encoding phospholipase D zeta 1 isoform X2 — translation MQEYLNHFLGNMDIVNSREVCKFLEVSKLSFSPEYGPKLKEAYVMVKHLPKIAKNDDSDRCCACHWFNCCNDNWQKVWAVLKPGFLALLEDPFDAKPLDIIVFDVLPASDGNGEGRVSLAEEVKERNPLRHSFKVTCGVRSIKLRTKSSAKVKDWVAAINDAGLRPPEGWCHPHRFGSFAPPRGLTEDGSQAQWFIDGMAAFDAIASAIEDAKSEIFICGWWLCPELYLRRPFREQASSRLDSLLEAKAKQGVQIYILLYKELALALKINSVYSKRKLLSIHENVRVLRYPDHFSAGVYLWSHHEKLVIVDYQICFIGGLDLCFGRYDTFEHKVGDNPPLVWPGKDYYNPRESEPNSWEDTMKDELDRGKFPRMPWHDVHCALWGPPCRDVARHFVQRWNYAKRNKALYEEAIPLLMPHHHMVIPHYMGRSKEIEIEGKSVLDNTEDIDREDYFCSRSAVQDIPLLLPQEAELDNCNGFPKSNALDSTAGTSVSFGFRKSKIEPAVTDTPMKGFVDDPDSLDLRMERSSDVKRKLGSKAADPEWWETQERGDQVGFVDEAGQVGPRTSCRCQIIRSVSQWSAGTSQVEESIHCAYCSLIEKAEHFVYIENQFFISGLSGDEIIRNRVLEALFRRIMRAYNDKKCFRVIIVIPLLPGFQGGLDDAGAASVRAIMHWQYRTICRGQNSILHKLHKVLGPKTHDYISFYGLRSYGKLFDHGPVATSPVYVHSKIMLIDDSKALIGSANINDRSLLGSRDSEIGVLIEDKELVDSWMGGNPWKVGKFTLSLRLSLWSEHLGLRNGEINQIIDPISDSSYKEIWVATAKMNTTIYQDVFACVPSDIIHSRLTLRQSLTFWKERLGHTTIDLGIAPKKLESYHNGDIKQTDPMDRLKSVRGHLVSFPLDFMCNEDLRPVFNESEYYASPQVFH, via the exons ATGCAAGAATACTTGAACCACTTTCTTGGAAATATGGATATTGTTAATTCTCGAGAG GTTTGCAAGTTTTTGGAGGTTTCAAAATTGTCGTTTTCACCAGAGTATGGCCCTAAGCTAAAGGAAGCGTATGTAATGGTGAAGCATCTACCAAAAATTGCCAAGAATGACGACTCTGATAGATGCTGTGCATGTCATTGGTTCAATTGCTGTAATGACAACTGGCAAAAG GTGTGGGCTGTACTGAAACCTGGATTCTTGGCCTTGCTGGAAGATCCTTTTGATGCCAAACCTCTAgatattattgtttttgatgTATTACCAGCCTCAGATGGTAATGGTGAGGGCCGGGTATCATTAGCAGAAGAAGTAAAGGAACGTAACCCTTTACGCCATTCTTTTAAG GTCACATGTGGAGTCCGCAGTATAAAGTTAAGAACGAAGAGTAGTGCTAAAGTTAAAGATTGGGTTGCTGCTATTAATGATGCTGGGCTTAGGCCTCCTGAAGGCTGGTGTCATCCTCATCGCTTTGGCTCTTTTGCTCCTCCAAGGGGTTTGACAGAAGATGGTAGTCAGGCGCAATGGTTCATAGATGGTATGGCTGCTTTTGATGCAATAGCTTCAGCAATTGAGGATGCTAAATCAGAG ATATTTATTTGTGGCTGGTGGCTTTGCCCAGAACTGTATCTACGCCGCCCTTTTCGTGAGCAGGCATCCTCCAGGCTCGATTCTTTGCTTGAAGCCAAAGCTAAGCAAGGGGTCCAG ATATACATCCTTCTCTACAAAGAACTTGCCCTTGCTTTGAAGATCAACAGTGTCTATAGCAAGAGAAAGCTTCTTAGCATTCACGAGAATGTGAGGGTATTGCGATATCCAGATCACTTCTCTGCTGGTGTCTATCTATG GTCCCACCATGAAAAGCTTGTGATTGTTGATTACCAAATTTGTTTCATTGGTGGACTTGATTTATGCTTTGGTCGCTATGACACATTTGAACACAAGGTGGGCGATAATCCTCCCCTAGTATGGCCTGGAAAAGACTACTATAACCCACG GGAATCTGAACCTAATTCATGGGAAGATACTATGAAAGATGAGTTGGATCGAGGAAAATTTCCTCGAATGCCTTGGCATGATGTCCATTGTGCACTCTGGGGACCACCTTGTCGTGATGTAGCACGACATTTTGTTCAGCGCTGGAATTATGCGAag AGAAATAAAGCTCTGTATGAAGAAGCAATTCCACTACTCATGCCTCATCATCATATGGTGATTCCACATTATATGGGAAGAAGCAAAGAGATTGAAATTGAGGGCAAGAGCGTTTTGGACAACACCGAAGACATCGACAGAGAGGATTACTTTTGTTCTAGATCAGCTGTACAAGATATTCCTCTACTTTTGCCTCAAGAGGCTGAGTTGGATAATTGCAATGGGTTTCCAAAATCTAATGCGTTGGATTCTACTGCCGGTACAAGTGTTTCTTTTGGTTTCCGAAAGTCCAAAATAGAACCAGCAGTCACAGACACACCCATGAAGGGCTTTGTTGATGACCCTGACTCCTTGGATCTTCGTATGGAAAGATCTTCAGATGTAAAAAGGAAGCTTGGAAGCAAAGCTGCAGACCCAGAATGGTGGGAAACACAGGAACGAGGTGATCAAGTTGGTTTTGTAGATGAAGCTGGACAGGTTGGTCCCCGAACTTCATGTCGTTGTCAG ATTATACGAAGTGTCAGTCAATGGTCTGCTGGAACCAGCCAAGTAGAAGAAAGCATTCACTGTGCTTATTGCTCCCTCATTGAGAAAGCGGAACACTTTGTTTACATTGAG AACCAATTTTTTATATCAGGCCTCTCTGGGGATGAAATTATTCGGAATCGTGTTTTAGAAGCATTGTTCCGGCGTATTATGCGAGCTTACAATGATAAGAAGTGTTTCAGGGTTATTATAGTCATACCACTGCTTCCCGGTTTCCAG GGTGGCCTTGATGATGCTGGTGCGGCATCTGTGAGAGCTATAATGCATTGGCAATACCGAACCATTTGCAGAGGACAGAATTCAATATTGCATAAACTTCATAAAGTTCTTGGTCCTAAAACTCATGATTACATATCTTTCTATGGCCTTAGATCGTATGGTAAACTTTTCGATCACGGTCCTGTGGCTACAAGTCCG GTATATGTGCATAGTAAAATCATGTTAATTGATGACTCTAAAGCCTTAATTGGATCTGCAAATATTAATGACAGAAGTTTACTTGGCTCTAGAGATTCAGAG atCGGTGTGCTTATCGAAGACAAAGAATTAGTTGATTCGTGGATGGGAGGAAATCCATGGAAGGTTGGAAAATTCACTTTGAGTCTTCGCCTCTCATTATGGTCCGAACATCTTGGTCTTCGTAACGGAGAG ATAAATCAAATAATCGATCCCATTAGTGATTCGAGTTATAAAGAGATATGGGTTGCAACTGCAAAG ATGAATACAACAATCTACCAGGATGTCTTTGCCTGTGTCCCAAGTGATATCATACATTCCCG GCTTACGCTCCGACAAAGCCTTACCTTTTGGAAGGAAAGACTTGGTCACACTACAATTGATTTAGGAATAGCCCCTAAGAAATTAGAATCATATCACAACGGAGATATCAAACAAACAGATCCAATGGATAGATTAAAGTCGGTACGAGGACATCTTGTTTCTTTCCCTTTGGATTTCATGTGCAATGAAGATTTAAGACCTGTGTTTAATGAGAGTGAATATTATGCATCCCCTCAAGTTTTTCATTAA
- the LOC105775215 gene encoding RING-H2 finger protein ATL2 translates to MSETDNGFGGSSDIPMDNNNSYALSGRIMLSTIVVLFFVVILAFIFHLYARWYILRSRRRRSSGRRNRRLTQFVFYVDPNSNAAANRGLDARVLKSLPVFTFSSETHPDSALECAVCLSEFEENESGRVLPKCNHSFHLACIDMWFHSHSTCPLCRTPVEEYKPVSDNPGDLVLTINEPSEGESGSDRSSDLCATCRHEEGHEDSSAVGYRRKLSIEISRNTEGFVGESSGCNSGPSPAYRSPMTRMLSFKRILSRDRRGSGTISVPESDIERGGDETPQTQG, encoded by the coding sequence ATGAGCGAGACCGATAATGGATTCGGTGGTTCCTCTGATATTCCCATGGATAACAATAACAGCTACGCCTTAAGTGGCAGGATCATGCTCAGCACCATTGTTGTTTTGTTCTTCGTCGTTATACTCGCCTTCATCTTCCATCTCTACGCTCGTTGGTACATCCTACGTTCCCGCCGCCGTCGTTCCAGCGGTCGCCGTAATCGACGGCTAACGCAGTTCGTTTTCTACGTTGATCCAAACTCCAATGCCGCCGCCAATCGCGGACTAGATGCGCGCGTTCTCAAGTCGCTCCCGGTTTTCACTTTCTCCTCCGAGACCCACCCGGATTCCGCCCTCGAATGCGCCGTTTGTTTGTCGGAGTTCGAAGAAAATGAGTCGGGCCGGGTATTACCCAAATGTAATCATAGTTTCCATTTAGCTTGTATAGATATGTGGTTTCACTCTCACTCAACGTGTCCTCTTTGTCGGACCCCCGTCGAAGAATACAAACCCGTATCTGATAACCCGGGAGATTTAGTATTAACTATCAATGAACCGTCAGAAGGAGAATCCGGATCCGATCGGAGCTCAGATTTGTGTGCCACGTGTCGACACGAGGAAGGACATGAAGATTCGTCGGCCGTTGGGTACCGCAGGAAATTGTCGATTGAGATTTCAAGAAATACTGAAGGTTTCGTGGGTGAGTCGAGTGGGTGTAACTCAGGACCGAGTCCAGCTTATAGATCGCCAATGACTCGAATGTTGTCGTTTAAGAGGATACTGAGTAGGGACAGAAGAGGGAGTGGAACAATCTCCGTTCCCGAGTCGGATATCGAGCGAGGCGGGGATGAGACTCCGCAAACTCAGGGATAA
- the LOC105775205 gene encoding probable acylpyruvase FAHD1, mitochondrial, translated as MAAAGSLQNLLKLGTKIVGVGRNYAAHAKELGNAVPKEPVLFLKPTSSYLENGGTIEVPHPLNSLDYEVELAVVIGKTARDVPENTAMNYVGGYALALDMTAREIQSVAKSAGLPWTVAKGQDTFTPISSVFSVSMVPNPDNLELWLKVDDEIRQKGSTKDMIFKIPYLISHISSIMTLFEGDTILTGTPQGVGPVKVGQKITAGITGLVDVCFDVGKRQKPGST; from the exons atggCGGCTGCAGGATCTTTGCAGAATCTCCTGAAACTAGGGACTAAAATCGTCGGCGTGGGCCGCAACTATGCAGCGCACGCCAAAGAACTCGGCAACGCCGTCCCCAAG GAACCAGTACTGTTTTTAAAGCCGACATCATCTTATTTGGAAAATGGAGGTACAATTGAGGTTCCACATCCATTGAATTCATTGGATTATGAAGTTGAACTTGCTGTCGTGATCGGAAAAACGGCTCGGGATGTGCCTGAAAACACTGCCATGAACTATGTTGGAG GCTATGCTTTAGCGTTGGATATGACTGCAAGGGAAATCCAATCTGTTGCGAAG TCTGCAGGTCTTCCATGGACAGTTGCTAAAGGGCAGGACACCTTCACTCCGATCAGTTCTGTT TTTTCAGTGTCCATGGTGCCCAATCCCGACAACTTGGAGCTCTGGTTAAAG GTAGATGATGAAATACGACAAAAGGGTTCCACCAAGGATATGATCTTTAAGATTCCTTACCTTATTAGTCACATAAGTTCCATAATGACCCTTTTCGAAGGAGATACCATATTAACAG GCACTCCACAAGGTGTTGGCCCTGTAAAGGTAGGCCAAAAGATAACTGCCGGAATAACAGGCTTGGTAGATGTTTGCTTCGACGTTGGAAAACGCCAAAAGCCAGGGAGTACTTGA
- the LOC105775224 gene encoding phospholipase D zeta 1 isoform X1 codes for MATEQLMPGGGFRHFQMQSDTSPSMMSSFFSFAPGVTPEATRIFDELPKASIVSVSRPDAGDISPMLLSYTMEFQYKQFRWQLLKKASDVFYLHFALKKRLFIEEIHEKQEQVKEWLQNLGIGDHPPVVHDDDERDDDAVPLHHDESAKNRDVPSSAALPVIRPALGRQSSISDRAKVAMQEYLNHFLGNMDIVNSREVCKFLEVSKLSFSPEYGPKLKEAYVMVKHLPKIAKNDDSDRCCACHWFNCCNDNWQKVWAVLKPGFLALLEDPFDAKPLDIIVFDVLPASDGNGEGRVSLAEEVKERNPLRHSFKVTCGVRSIKLRTKSSAKVKDWVAAINDAGLRPPEGWCHPHRFGSFAPPRGLTEDGSQAQWFIDGMAAFDAIASAIEDAKSEIFICGWWLCPELYLRRPFREQASSRLDSLLEAKAKQGVQIYILLYKELALALKINSVYSKRKLLSIHENVRVLRYPDHFSAGVYLWSHHEKLVIVDYQICFIGGLDLCFGRYDTFEHKVGDNPPLVWPGKDYYNPRESEPNSWEDTMKDELDRGKFPRMPWHDVHCALWGPPCRDVARHFVQRWNYAKRNKALYEEAIPLLMPHHHMVIPHYMGRSKEIEIEGKSVLDNTEDIDREDYFCSRSAVQDIPLLLPQEAELDNCNGFPKSNALDSTAGTSVSFGFRKSKIEPAVTDTPMKGFVDDPDSLDLRMERSSDVKRKLGSKAADPEWWETQERGDQVGFVDEAGQVGPRTSCRCQIIRSVSQWSAGTSQVEESIHCAYCSLIEKAEHFVYIENQFFISGLSGDEIIRNRVLEALFRRIMRAYNDKKCFRVIIVIPLLPGFQGGLDDAGAASVRAIMHWQYRTICRGQNSILHKLHKVLGPKTHDYISFYGLRSYGKLFDHGPVATSPVYVHSKIMLIDDSKALIGSANINDRSLLGSRDSEIGVLIEDKELVDSWMGGNPWKVGKFTLSLRLSLWSEHLGLRNGEINQIIDPISDSSYKEIWVATAKMNTTIYQDVFACVPSDIIHSRLTLRQSLTFWKERLGHTTIDLGIAPKKLESYHNGDIKQTDPMDRLKSVRGHLVSFPLDFMCNEDLRPVFNESEYYASPQVFH; via the exons ATGGCGACGGAGCAATTGATGCCCGGAGGCGGTTTCCGGCACTTCCAGATGCAATCGGATACTTCACCGTCGATGATGTCATCGTTTTTCTCGTTTGCTCCAGGTGTCACCCCTGAAGCAACTCGGATTTTCGACGAGTTACCTAAAGCTTCCATAGTCTCTGTCTCCAGACCTGACGCCGGCGATATCAGTCCCATGCTCTTATCTTACACTATGGAATTCCAATACAAACAA TTTAGGTGGCAGTTATTGAAGAAAGCTTCAGACGTTTTCTACCTACACTTTGCTTTGAAGAAACGATTGTTTATTGAAGAAATTCACGAGAAGCAGGAACAG GTTAAAGAATGGCTTCAAAATCTAGGAATAGGAGATCATCCGCCAGTTGTTCACGATGATGATGAACGGGATGATGATGCAGTTCCTTTACATCATGACGAAAGTGCTAAAAATAG AGATGTTCCATCCAGTGCTGCTCTTCCAGTTATTAGACCAGCCTTGGGAAGGCAGTCATCAATATCGGACAGGGCAAAGGTTGCAATGCAAGAATACTTGAACCACTTTCTTGGAAATATGGATATTGTTAATTCTCGAGAG GTTTGCAAGTTTTTGGAGGTTTCAAAATTGTCGTTTTCACCAGAGTATGGCCCTAAGCTAAAGGAAGCGTATGTAATGGTGAAGCATCTACCAAAAATTGCCAAGAATGACGACTCTGATAGATGCTGTGCATGTCATTGGTTCAATTGCTGTAATGACAACTGGCAAAAG GTGTGGGCTGTACTGAAACCTGGATTCTTGGCCTTGCTGGAAGATCCTTTTGATGCCAAACCTCTAgatattattgtttttgatgTATTACCAGCCTCAGATGGTAATGGTGAGGGCCGGGTATCATTAGCAGAAGAAGTAAAGGAACGTAACCCTTTACGCCATTCTTTTAAG GTCACATGTGGAGTCCGCAGTATAAAGTTAAGAACGAAGAGTAGTGCTAAAGTTAAAGATTGGGTTGCTGCTATTAATGATGCTGGGCTTAGGCCTCCTGAAGGCTGGTGTCATCCTCATCGCTTTGGCTCTTTTGCTCCTCCAAGGGGTTTGACAGAAGATGGTAGTCAGGCGCAATGGTTCATAGATGGTATGGCTGCTTTTGATGCAATAGCTTCAGCAATTGAGGATGCTAAATCAGAG ATATTTATTTGTGGCTGGTGGCTTTGCCCAGAACTGTATCTACGCCGCCCTTTTCGTGAGCAGGCATCCTCCAGGCTCGATTCTTTGCTTGAAGCCAAAGCTAAGCAAGGGGTCCAG ATATACATCCTTCTCTACAAAGAACTTGCCCTTGCTTTGAAGATCAACAGTGTCTATAGCAAGAGAAAGCTTCTTAGCATTCACGAGAATGTGAGGGTATTGCGATATCCAGATCACTTCTCTGCTGGTGTCTATCTATG GTCCCACCATGAAAAGCTTGTGATTGTTGATTACCAAATTTGTTTCATTGGTGGACTTGATTTATGCTTTGGTCGCTATGACACATTTGAACACAAGGTGGGCGATAATCCTCCCCTAGTATGGCCTGGAAAAGACTACTATAACCCACG GGAATCTGAACCTAATTCATGGGAAGATACTATGAAAGATGAGTTGGATCGAGGAAAATTTCCTCGAATGCCTTGGCATGATGTCCATTGTGCACTCTGGGGACCACCTTGTCGTGATGTAGCACGACATTTTGTTCAGCGCTGGAATTATGCGAag AGAAATAAAGCTCTGTATGAAGAAGCAATTCCACTACTCATGCCTCATCATCATATGGTGATTCCACATTATATGGGAAGAAGCAAAGAGATTGAAATTGAGGGCAAGAGCGTTTTGGACAACACCGAAGACATCGACAGAGAGGATTACTTTTGTTCTAGATCAGCTGTACAAGATATTCCTCTACTTTTGCCTCAAGAGGCTGAGTTGGATAATTGCAATGGGTTTCCAAAATCTAATGCGTTGGATTCTACTGCCGGTACAAGTGTTTCTTTTGGTTTCCGAAAGTCCAAAATAGAACCAGCAGTCACAGACACACCCATGAAGGGCTTTGTTGATGACCCTGACTCCTTGGATCTTCGTATGGAAAGATCTTCAGATGTAAAAAGGAAGCTTGGAAGCAAAGCTGCAGACCCAGAATGGTGGGAAACACAGGAACGAGGTGATCAAGTTGGTTTTGTAGATGAAGCTGGACAGGTTGGTCCCCGAACTTCATGTCGTTGTCAG ATTATACGAAGTGTCAGTCAATGGTCTGCTGGAACCAGCCAAGTAGAAGAAAGCATTCACTGTGCTTATTGCTCCCTCATTGAGAAAGCGGAACACTTTGTTTACATTGAG AACCAATTTTTTATATCAGGCCTCTCTGGGGATGAAATTATTCGGAATCGTGTTTTAGAAGCATTGTTCCGGCGTATTATGCGAGCTTACAATGATAAGAAGTGTTTCAGGGTTATTATAGTCATACCACTGCTTCCCGGTTTCCAG GGTGGCCTTGATGATGCTGGTGCGGCATCTGTGAGAGCTATAATGCATTGGCAATACCGAACCATTTGCAGAGGACAGAATTCAATATTGCATAAACTTCATAAAGTTCTTGGTCCTAAAACTCATGATTACATATCTTTCTATGGCCTTAGATCGTATGGTAAACTTTTCGATCACGGTCCTGTGGCTACAAGTCCG GTATATGTGCATAGTAAAATCATGTTAATTGATGACTCTAAAGCCTTAATTGGATCTGCAAATATTAATGACAGAAGTTTACTTGGCTCTAGAGATTCAGAG atCGGTGTGCTTATCGAAGACAAAGAATTAGTTGATTCGTGGATGGGAGGAAATCCATGGAAGGTTGGAAAATTCACTTTGAGTCTTCGCCTCTCATTATGGTCCGAACATCTTGGTCTTCGTAACGGAGAG ATAAATCAAATAATCGATCCCATTAGTGATTCGAGTTATAAAGAGATATGGGTTGCAACTGCAAAG ATGAATACAACAATCTACCAGGATGTCTTTGCCTGTGTCCCAAGTGATATCATACATTCCCG GCTTACGCTCCGACAAAGCCTTACCTTTTGGAAGGAAAGACTTGGTCACACTACAATTGATTTAGGAATAGCCCCTAAGAAATTAGAATCATATCACAACGGAGATATCAAACAAACAGATCCAATGGATAGATTAAAGTCGGTACGAGGACATCTTGTTTCTTTCCCTTTGGATTTCATGTGCAATGAAGATTTAAGACCTGTGTTTAATGAGAGTGAATATTATGCATCCCCTCAAGTTTTTCATTAA